The Haloarcula sp. DT43 genome includes a region encoding these proteins:
- a CDS encoding Nramp family divalent metal transporter, which yields MDITQRLKAVGPGAMVAAAFIGPGTVTTASVTGAEFGYALLWTMAFSIVATIVLQEMSARLGLVSGEGLGEALRGRFDSQAVEYVSMGLVVGAIGVGTAAYEAGNILGGAAGLATITGLDARVWGVVMGLVAGALLYTGRYKLIERALVGLVGVMALSFVASALLIGPDPGAIAMGFVPGIPSGSLYLITGLIGTTIVGYNLFLHASNVQERWSGPEDIGRSRVDTVVSIVAGGVITITIMVTAAAAFEPGTQISDIGRMAEQLRPIAGPYAELFFSIGIFAAGFTSATTAPLAGAWATTGALGWDSDMQSTQFRAVWGTILGVGILSVLLGGSPVEIIVFAQVVNGILLPIVAVFLIYAMNQQDLLGEYTNGTVANALGAIVTLIVVWLGIRTLLDVAGVL from the coding sequence ATGGATATTACGCAACGACTCAAAGCCGTCGGCCCGGGAGCGATGGTCGCGGCCGCGTTCATCGGTCCGGGCACGGTCACGACTGCCAGCGTCACCGGGGCGGAGTTCGGCTACGCGCTCCTGTGGACGATGGCGTTCTCCATCGTGGCGACGATAGTTCTCCAGGAGATGAGCGCGCGGCTCGGCCTCGTGTCCGGCGAGGGGCTGGGCGAAGCGCTCCGGGGCCGGTTCGACAGCCAGGCCGTCGAGTACGTGAGCATGGGGCTGGTCGTCGGCGCAATCGGCGTCGGGACCGCCGCCTACGAGGCCGGGAACATCCTCGGCGGTGCCGCGGGACTCGCGACGATTACCGGGCTGGACGCGCGGGTGTGGGGCGTCGTCATGGGGCTGGTCGCCGGCGCGCTCCTCTACACCGGGCGGTACAAGCTGATAGAGCGGGCGCTGGTGGGGCTCGTCGGCGTGATGGCGCTCTCGTTCGTGGCGTCGGCGCTGCTCATCGGTCCCGACCCCGGTGCGATTGCGATGGGGTTCGTCCCCGGCATCCCCTCGGGGTCGCTGTACCTCATCACCGGCCTCATCGGGACGACCATCGTCGGGTACAACCTGTTCCTGCACGCGAGCAACGTCCAGGAGCGGTGGAGCGGGCCCGAGGACATCGGTCGCTCGCGCGTCGACACGGTGGTGTCAATCGTCGCGGGCGGCGTGATTACGATTACCATCATGGTGACCGCCGCCGCGGCCTTCGAGCCGGGGACGCAGATAAGCGACATCGGCCGAATGGCCGAACAGCTCCGGCCCATCGCGGGGCCGTACGCGGAACTGTTCTTCAGCATCGGCATCTTCGCTGCCGGGTTCACCAGCGCGACGACGGCACCGCTGGCGGGCGCGTGGGCGACGACGGGCGCGCTGGGCTGGGACTCTGACATGCAGAGCACGCAGTTCCGGGCCGTCTGGGGGACCATCCTCGGCGTCGGGATTCTCTCGGTGTTGCTCGGGGGCAGCCCAGTCGAAATCATCGTGTTCGCACAGGTGGTCAACGGGATTTTATTGCCAATCGTCGCCGTGTTCCTGATATACGCGATGAACCAGCAGGACCTCCTGGGCGAGTACACGAACGGCACGGTAGCGAACGCGCTCGGGGCCATCGTGACGCTCATCGTCGTGTGGCTCGGGATTCGAACGCTGCTCGACGTCGCGGGGGTGCTGTAG